The Leishmania infantum JPCM5 genome chromosome 15 DNA window CTACGTCGTCAAGCTCGGCGATATCTACGCTGCCCATCGCTCCTCGAGCGACCCGGCGCGCGTGACGACCTTCGTGGCGCTCGATGAGAACCCAGTGATCGCCTACAATAGCAAGCTCCCCATCGTCGTCTACGTGCCCGAgggcgcggagctgcgttACCGCGTCTGGACCGATGACACTTCACTGGTGCAGAgcatccagcagcagcccgaGGCCCCGGCCCTGCCCCAGCCACACCTCGTCCCCGTAACCGAAAGACAGGAGTGCCCCCACGAGCTCCCCCGGTGCGGCGCCCCCGGCGAGTACGTCACGCAGGACTGCAAAACATCGATGCTGTCGGTTGAGGAGGTGCATCGTCTgtcgagcagcacgccgccctTGATACCGTCGGCAGTGCGCGGGTCTGCCCACGAAGCGcatgctgcgccacctctccACTCGgcagagctggaggagcgcgtGTGTCCGGTTATGGAGCATTTGGAGGTGTGTCCGCAGAACAACGGCCACGAGGGTCGCGAGCAgcccgcggaggaggccTCGACGttgaagcggcgcagcagcagcagcagctcgtcgaACCCGCGGCATCACAGCGCTAACGAGCCGTCTCCGAGCCGCCCCCGCCTGTCCTCCACGGAGTACTGGCCACACGAGAACTCAAAGACGAAGCGCTCTCCGTCGGCCACACACaagccgcgccgcagcaccgacagcgctGCCATCGAGGaggccggcgtcggcgccccGAAGAAGaatcgcagcagcagcagcagcgcatccagcAAGAGGAAAGCCGAAGACAATGTCTACGAGAAGACGATGAAGAACTTCTGGAACCGCGCCCGCAGCGACTCGCCACGGAAAGCATCTGCCTCGTCCAAGAagagcggcaacggcagcaaggCAGACCCGTAGGCGGGAAGTAGTGAGAAACAtggggaggcggtgggggcGTAAGGAGATGCGCCACATGAACAggaggggcggcagcgcgcacccACCCGGCGTAGTCTctggaggagagagcgaggtgcCGAGGTGCTGAAAAATCGGCCTTGAGAGTGTCGATGCTCTGCGCCAATGAGCTCTGTCTCCGGGGCATGCTCAGGGGGCGGTTGGTGAGCTCTCTCctcagcccccccccctcccactaccatcagcaccgcctccgtcgccccTTCTCCCGCATGCTTGAAAGCAATGATGAGCTGTGCTGGCTTCTTCCTTTCTTGGCTTCTTCACTTGCTCCTCTCCTACCCCATGCGTTGTATGTGTACGCAACGTCACATACGCCACCACCGGTCGTTAAAACACTCCTTCGCCAGCCTTGCACAAGCGTGCTTGTGGTGCTGGGGAGAAGAtcggaaagagggagagagagagagagacagctcacgcacgcacgggcACTGCCCAGAGGCGAAGCATCGATGGTCCTATACTCTCTTCGGCCTGCGTTGGCGAACGTTGTGCGGAGAGCATTTTTGTTGCTCCATTTGCACAGCACTTTCCTTCTCCGATGAGCAAATCTTTACGTCGGCGCCCCCAACGGCAGTGCACTCCCCTCTGCCCTCACTCCACGGCTACACGAAGAATCACTGAAACGAAAaccccacgcgcacgcacgcacacacgcacgcacgcagaagTCAAGAGAGGGCGTTACAAGGGCACGGTGCGTGGAAGACAATGACGGGCGCACGCGGTGTAGAAGGGCAGGCGATGTGAAGTCGGCGCCAGTGTGGAGAAagctccctcctccctcttcctcttcctcttcctcttcgctgtTCGCCTTCCGCTATGGAGGCCAATACACGCGCGCGAGACGGTGATGCTGTCGAGTTGTGTATTCGTGTTGGCGTGCCTGCTTGACTTGTTCGATCACGCCGGTGAATCGCCTTTCTCTTACCCACCctcctcgctttctctctgtctctctgtctggAGCTCGCCGTGGCGCTTCGACACGTCATGGCTGAGGTCTCCCAGCCTCACTGTGGTGCGTAGACACGGGCGAACAAGCGACTCGGCCgaagaggcacacgcacgagtaCATGCTGGTGGTCGTGAGTGTGTAGGGGGTGTGGGGATGcttttctcttctccctgtctctcccccttctcttcctcgcgcCTTCATCAGGCCGTACCTTATGGTGTAGCGTCTTGCTTTCTTTgcgtcccccctcccttcctgtAGAATTTCCGTCATTCTTTCGTGTTCTTCTCGTGCATGCAGTTGCTGCGGTGCATGCGCATCCTCCCACCACCCCTTATCTATTCATTGTCACGTTCTTCCATCGTTTTCAACCgctgcgcgcatgtgtgtgccctcgcccccctctccgcctACCCCACGCACCCGCATCCGCCAACCGCCCTCCTCCATTTTTGCATGGCCGAGTGTGGTCGGTCGATCGGTcggtctctctgtgtgtgaaTGCGCTCGCCTGTGGTCCGTAGAGCGGCGTCTTGTATGGGGAGCTGTGATGTGCCCGCGTGTCGCTCGCGCTTTTTCTTCCGCTTAGGTTacctgcacgcacacgtgcaggtATGCGGTGAGCACTCGTAATGGCTCGTCTTCTCTTTTATGCCTTGTTCTTCTTGCTGGCTCGCTCTGCGCgcatggggggaggggggcagagcctcggcgtctgtgtgtgcgtgcgtgtctgcgtacGTGCATCACTACCCTTCTCTGTCGCTCTGTCTCGGATGCTTCCGGTGCCTCCTCCCTGCCCGATATATCAGCACCGAAAGCACATCTCTCGTATCAGCTTCTTCGCAGCTGTAATcatcgacacacacgcgccatcCTCTGCCATGACGAAATTGCCCATAGGATGAAaggcaagagagggagggcgaggccgGCGAGCGTTGAAAGGGGGGCACGCTCGGACCTTCTCCTCACTCGCTGGGCCGTCCTGAACTCGTGTggccctgccccctcccacccgTCTTGTTTTATGACAGCAAGGCACTCGCGCGGGTGTCGCTCGGACGGAGTGCGAGAGCGGGCATGTACACCAGCGCGCCAGACCACCCTCCCTTCCTACCCGTTTACACACACCCACTACAGCGGCTGTCTCGCAACGGTGAGTGCGCTGCTACGCGGCACAAGGTTTGTAGAAGCGCCTTCGatgatctctctctcctaGCCTCTCGCCCCCccgccccttctctctcctgaCCCCTCACCGCGTGCATGTCGAATGTACGAAGAGTCCGCTCACGTGTGCGAGCAGATAGGTTTTCACGAACACGCCACACGAGTGCACCCACCAAACACGGGAGAGAATGGGAAAGGCCTCACACGCACTCGGAGGCTCTCGACCAACCCACAGCAACGGCTGCATAAGCGTCTCGGCTCACTCGCTGGcatctcctccccctccctcctgcccTGGCCCGACCCccttcaccccccccaccacacTATTCAACTCCGCCCCAACCCATACACGCATCTCTCCGCTCTCTTGGCCTCTCCTCAGCCGCCACCTGTTCCTTGAGCATCCCGTCAGGCGTGCACACAACAGGGCGACTGGAGTGCGTGAACGGTCGTAGaaggtgtctgtgtgtgtgtctccgcAGGTACGCCAACTGCCCGCACGTCCCCCTTACATGTAGCACATTCTTCTCCCCAAAATCTCATCGACGTCTTCTAGGCAGCTCTCCCTACctcacgcacccacacacacacactctcccCCCTACCAcgtgagtgcgtgcgtgtctttcGGCCCCCCCTCAGTTAACACCACCCCCTCAACCACTCAACACCGATCGACAcgctcgcctctctcgctctgctgGGCCatccctcccttc harbors:
- a CDS encoding putative ecotin, whose amino-acid sequence is MPSLQDYHVPYPAAAPGQVRKVIYLPQQNPTVEQQHLRVQIIPGRHENCEDGRLYKLTGSVTEETLQGWGYSYYVVKLGDIYAAHRSSSDPARVTTFVALDENPVIAYNSKLPIVVYVPEGAELRYRVWTDDTSLVQSIQQQPEAPALPQPHLVPVTERQECPHELPRCGAPGEYVTQDCKTSMLSVEEVHRLSSSTPPLIPSAVRGSAHEAHAAPPLHSAELEERVCPVMEHLEVCPQNNGHEGREQPAEEASTLKRRSSSSSSSNPRHHSANEPSPSRPRLSSTEYWPHENSKTKRSPSATHKPRRSTDSAAIEEAGVGAPKKNRSSSSSASSKRKAEDNVYEKTMKNFWNRARSDSPRKASASSKKSGNGSKADP